A window from Streptomyces sp. NBC_00299 encodes these proteins:
- a CDS encoding HAD family hydrolase, whose translation MTGPLLRDRLDALELRAVSSTRPSPQAADLVRCLHNSGRRVAVVTDFCEQAVQRHVDFRSVPLTAAYGRGRHLMPHPECLRLALNHFGSTARGLVISSTAAEVTAARQLDLPVIGYADSPAAERRLRKAGCDVVVDSLRPILDAARSL comes from the coding sequence ATGACAGGCCCGCTCCTGCGTGACCGCCTCGACGCACTCGAACTGCGGGCCGTGTCCAGCACCCGCCCCTCCCCGCAGGCCGCCGATCTGGTCCGCTGTCTGCACAACTCCGGTCGCCGGGTGGCCGTCGTCACGGACTTCTGCGAGCAGGCCGTCCAGCGCCACGTGGATTTCCGGAGTGTGCCCCTGACGGCGGCCTACGGCCGCGGCCGGCACCTGATGCCCCATCCGGAGTGTCTGCGCCTCGCGCTGAACCACTTCGGCAGCACCGCCAGAGGCCTGGTGATCTCCTCCACGGCCGCCGAGGTCACCGCCGCCCGGCAACTGGACCTCCCCGTCATCGGCTACGCCGACTCCCCCGCCGCCGAGCGACGCCTCCGCAAGGCCGGCTGCGACGTGGTCGTCGACTCCCTGCGCCCCATACTCGACGCGGCCCGCTCCCTGTGA